Proteins co-encoded in one Bacillus infantis NRRL B-14911 genomic window:
- a CDS encoding YusU family protein, translating into MDPKFKEEIEGLYSKYTELLVGEANEEMTEKVKVWILYNHIAKSMPALARHWNGSCPESKDSVKKLIMEIKELNEAKRKEENNRSD; encoded by the coding sequence ATGGATCCAAAATTCAAAGAAGAAATAGAAGGCCTTTATAGTAAATATACAGAACTTCTTGTTGGCGAAGCTAATGAGGAAATGACTGAAAAGGTGAAGGTATGGATTCTTTATAATCATATCGCGAAGTCCATGCCAGCACTTGCCCGCCATTGGAATGGATCCTGCCCGGAGTCGAAGGATTCGGTGAAGAAGCTGATCATGGAAATCAAGGAGCTTAATGAAGCAAAGCGTAAAGAAGAGAATAACAGAAGCGACTAA
- a CDS encoding IucA/IucC family C-terminal-domain containing protein — MSESAPALHRLKDFRLVREENDAPLSVNTGHLLQPGEMEIYLNRLAKELDAPLPAAGSLFMKRYSFLAVIYLYSFTAGNCRLDVSFSNITVVSGYKNGMWLPGFYLNDTSSVQTESEPREERREECFEALFSEHMQILLERVSKAAGVSRYILWENIAVYIYWLYESVLAGEHDEVKARGADDFACLLGLPGKLFGIKDNPLKKYHSPEKEAKMRKTCCLSNLIDDSMRCTTCPKSWGLSERGV, encoded by the coding sequence GTGTCTGAATCAGCCCCGGCTTTACACAGGCTTAAAGATTTCCGTCTTGTCCGGGAGGAAAACGATGCCCCTCTCTCTGTAAACACAGGGCATCTTCTACAGCCAGGGGAAATGGAAATATATCTGAACAGGCTTGCGAAAGAGCTTGATGCACCTCTCCCAGCCGCAGGTTCACTTTTTATGAAAAGATACAGCTTTCTGGCAGTAATCTATTTATATAGCTTCACAGCCGGAAATTGCAGGCTTGATGTATCATTTTCCAATATCACTGTGGTATCAGGCTATAAAAATGGAATGTGGCTCCCAGGCTTTTATTTGAATGATACAAGTTCCGTTCAAACAGAGTCTGAACCCCGTGAAGAGCGGAGGGAAGAATGTTTTGAAGCTTTATTTTCAGAACATATGCAAATTCTGCTGGAAAGAGTATCTAAAGCCGCTGGAGTCTCCAGATACATTTTGTGGGAAAACATAGCCGTTTACATCTATTGGCTCTACGAATCAGTCCTCGCTGGTGAACATGATGAGGTGAAAGCAAGAGGTGCGGATGATTTTGCCTGTCTCCTGGGATTGCCCGGAAAACTATTCGGCATAAAGGACAATCCTTTAAAAAAGTACCATTCGCCTGAGAAGGAAGCAAAGATGAGGAAGACATGCTGCCTTTCAAATCTCATAGATGATTCAATGCGGTGCACCACCTGCCCAAAGTCATGGGGGCTGAGTGAAAGGGGAGTTTAA
- a CDS encoding ABC transporter ATP-binding protein: MTAGQAISTKELTLSYGDTIIINELELEIPKGEITVFIGGNGCGKSTLLRSIARLLKPKSGSVLLEGKAISKLSTKDVARRMAILPQSPSAPEGLTVLQLVKQGRYPHQTWLKQWTEDDEAKVNDALAATGIEHLKDRTVDSLSGGQRQRAWIAMTLAQDTDIILLDEPTTYLDMTHQIEILDLLFELNERENRTILMVLHDLNLACRYAHNIVAIKDKEIFAQGKPEFVINCSLVRNVFGMECEVTMDPLFGTPLCIPYGKGRCILKKPEAASV; encoded by the coding sequence ATGACCGCCGGGCAGGCTATTTCAACAAAAGAGCTGACACTTTCATATGGGGACACCATTATCATAAATGAACTGGAGCTGGAAATCCCAAAGGGGGAAATCACAGTATTCATCGGAGGGAACGGCTGCGGGAAATCAACCCTGCTGCGTTCGATTGCAAGGCTTTTGAAGCCGAAATCAGGTTCAGTCCTGCTTGAAGGAAAAGCCATCTCCAAGCTGTCCACAAAGGATGTAGCAAGAAGGATGGCCATACTGCCGCAATCGCCATCTGCACCAGAAGGGCTGACTGTCCTGCAGCTTGTGAAACAGGGGAGATATCCGCATCAGACATGGCTGAAGCAATGGACCGAAGATGATGAAGCAAAGGTGAATGATGCGCTTGCTGCAACCGGGATCGAGCACCTGAAGGACCGCACAGTCGATTCCCTGTCCGGCGGCCAGAGGCAGAGGGCATGGATTGCCATGACACTTGCGCAGGATACCGATATCATCCTTCTGGATGAGCCCACGACTTACCTGGATATGACCCATCAGATTGAAATCCTTGACCTTCTGTTTGAACTAAACGAAAGGGAGAACAGGACAATCCTGATGGTGCTGCATGACTTAAATCTTGCCTGCCGCTATGCCCATAATATAGTAGCAATCAAGGATAAAGAGATTTTTGCCCAGGGCAAGCCCGAGTTCGTCATCAATTGCAGCCTTGTCCGCAATGTATTCGGAATGGAATGCGAAGTGACGATGGATCCGCTTTTCGGCACGCCATTGTGCATCCCGTACGGAAAAGGCAGATGCATTCTGAAGAAGCCTGAGGCAGCCAGTGTCTGA